In Suttonella indologenes, one genomic interval encodes:
- a CDS encoding sulfite exporter TauE/SafE family protein, with translation MEFNWIFYLLLGLLGIICGIINILAGGGSNIILPLLMIFGLDPQTANATNRVGIWFQGMAGLFGFRRAKALPTQDIGGIVLPTVCGALVGAVLAAKLDVIVAWLPFEQVSAEWLMKMILLGAMLFVAAMFLFKPQAVMHAPNTELSVKQSRAAWGWLFAAGLYGSFVQAGVGFVLLTALAGALHYDLRRANALKLVCTMLFTSIALGIFIWQGQVLWKVGLLLALGNSVGALIGVRFALSISQNSIRWILFLMTVAAVIAALWF, from the coding sequence ATGGAATTTAATTGGATTTTTTATCTTTTGCTAGGCTTGCTCGGCATTATCTGCGGCATTATCAATATCTTGGCGGGCGGCGGTTCGAATATTATTTTGCCGCTGCTGATGATATTCGGCTTGGATCCGCAAACCGCCAATGCGACCAACCGCGTCGGGATTTGGTTTCAGGGCATGGCGGGTTTATTCGGCTTTCGCCGCGCCAAGGCTTTGCCCACGCAGGATATCGGCGGCATTGTGCTGCCGACGGTCTGCGGCGCGCTTGTCGGCGCTGTCTTGGCGGCAAAATTGGATGTGATTGTTGCTTGGCTGCCTTTTGAGCAGGTTTCTGCCGAATGGCTGATGAAGATGATTTTATTGGGCGCGATGCTTTTTGTGGCGGCGATGTTTTTATTTAAACCGCAGGCGGTAATGCATGCGCCGAATACGGAATTGAGCGTCAAGCAAAGCAGGGCGGCATGGGGCTGGCTGTTTGCGGCAGGTTTGTACGGCAGTTTTGTGCAGGCGGGCGTGGGGTTTGTCTTGCTGACCGCTTTGGCGGGTGCTTTGCATTATGATTTGCGCCGTGCCAATGCCTTGAAATTGGTCTGCACCATGCTGTTTACCAGTATTGCTTTGGGCATTTTCATCTGGCAGGGGCAGGTGTTGTGGAAAGTGGGCTTGTTATTGGCGCTGGGCAATTCCGTCGGCGCATTAATCGGTGTACGTTTTGCCCTCTCGATTAGCCAAAACAGCATCCGCTGGATTTTGTTTTTAATGACGGTGGCGGCGGTGATTGCCGCTTTGTGGTTTTAA
- the ilvE gene encoding branched-chain-amino-acid transaminase: MRTEIPAVFGSVFAPEMPIVYCEDGAWGELQWQPSNELKIHPAAHCLHYGSEIFEGMKAFRHEDGSVHIFRLDAGVERMRKSAAAMSMPVPPVELLKNMIVEAVRRAQEEVPDQRGALYIRPALIGTEPNIGSAGSPSKSAALFVLLSPVGDYFKQGSELRVLVETDHLRCAPHMGSIKTGGNYASALYWTMQALEKHHAKQVLFCPNGDVQETGASNFVLIDGKTLITKPLTSEFLHGITRSSLLTVAKDHGYSIEERHFTVDEMKERIANGAEALLSGTAAVLSPVTVLIIEGQDVAVKSQSEALKLRSLITDIQYGRSADKHGWLTKV, encoded by the coding sequence ATGAGAACAGAAATTCCGGCGGTCTTCGGCAGTGTATTTGCGCCGGAAATGCCGATTGTATATTGTGAAGACGGCGCTTGGGGCGAGCTGCAATGGCAGCCCAGCAATGAGCTGAAAATCCATCCTGCCGCGCATTGCCTGCATTATGGCAGCGAGATTTTCGAGGGCATGAAAGCCTTTCGCCATGAAGACGGCTCGGTGCATATTTTCCGCCTGGATGCCGGCGTGGAGAGAATGCGCAAAAGCGCGGCGGCAATGAGCATGCCGGTGCCACCGGTGGAATTGCTGAAAAATATGATTGTCGAGGCGGTGCGCCGTGCGCAGGAAGAAGTGCCCGACCAACGCGGTGCCTTATATATCCGCCCCGCCTTAATCGGTACCGAGCCGAATATCGGTAGTGCGGGTTCGCCGAGCAAAAGCGCGGCATTATTCGTGCTGCTCTCTCCGGTGGGCGATTATTTCAAACAAGGTTCGGAATTGCGCGTATTGGTGGAAACCGACCATCTGCGCTGCGCGCCGCATATGGGCAGCATCAAGACCGGCGGCAATTATGCTTCCGCCCTCTATTGGACGATGCAGGCGTTGGAAAAGCATCATGCCAAGCAAGTATTGTTCTGTCCCAACGGCGATGTGCAGGAAACAGGAGCTTCCAATTTCGTTTTGATTGACGGCAAGACCCTGATTACCAAACCGCTGACCAGTGAATTTTTGCACGGCATTACGCGCTCAAGTCTGCTGACGGTGGCAAAAGACCACGGCTATAGTATCGAAGAGCGCCATTTTACCGTTGATGAAATGAAAGAACGGATTGCCAATGGTGCGGAAGCATTGCTGAGCGGCACGGCGGCGGTATTGTCGCCGGTAACCGTCTTGATTATTGAAGGACAAGACGTGGCGGTGAAAAGTCAAAGCGAAGCCTTGAAATTGCGCAGCCTGATTACCGATATCCAATACGGCCGCAGTGCAGATA